The DNA window atgtaaaTACTGAGTTTGTGAAGactgtgagggagagagagaaagagagagagaaagagagagagagagagagagagagactgcaaactgaaaatcaatacaatataaaaacaaaataaagcgTACAATTAGTTTCGTACACATTCAAGAATCATACACCTCTCCTCTGGGATGCTTCTGAGTGTCTTTGGTTGGAAGTGCTGACCGTAGATTTAGAATGACTAGAACAATCAAGTAACTAACGATATTGCATgcctatgtgtttgtgtgtcagctGGTCCTACGTGGATTGTTTTGGCTCTTGTAAATTAACCGTCACCCATAACAACAGGATATGTAGCCGCCTCAGTGCCTAACATCCAGTAATGATAATGATCACAGAGGTTGGCTgatggctctgtgtgtgtgtgtgtgtttatgtgcacgCCTTCTTTAATTCTATGGGGCAGAGCGTTACAGTTCCTCACTAGCATATCCAGCGGATGAAGCGCTCAAAGAACGACGGTTTGTTCAGCATGGCGTAGTCAGCTCCTCTAAAGATGGCCGACCCGTCCCCTAGCGACACCTTCCGCAGCACGTCTTCGTCTGTGTCTGTTCCCATGGCGATCACCGTGGGAACGCCTTCAGCTCGCCTCATGGCAGACACGCCCTCATCCAGCTGTTCGCTGGCTGTGATGCCGTCGGTGATGAACACAAAGGCCAGCTCGGCGTTGCGACGAGCCAAGCGGTCTCCACCCTGCAAACACGACATGCAATgttaaagaaatacacttttttagCTTCCTTGCCAatagttaaatgagaagattgataccactttcaCATATGTGTGTTGATATAGGGCTTGAGCTAGAAGgaaattagcttagcttagcataaagacaggaaGCAGGACTAAAACAGCTATAGCGAAATCACAAATTGACACtgttatttctgtttgtgtagaGATGAAACAAATGAGATACGTATTTTTGAGATCCAGactcagacatgagagtggttttgatcttttcatCTTATTCCAAAAAGTAAATTTCAAAAAAAGGGTTTAACTATTCCTTTACATGTTTGTGGCACAGTTTGCCTTCCTACAAATCCAAGACAAGcgttgtgtttgtatttgtttgtaccTGTGGAACCACCAGATTGTTGACAGCATGGATGATAGCGCTGCCCAGAGCAGAAGAGGAGTCCATGTAGTTCACCCCCGCCAGCGAATCAGAGATCACTGTGAGATTGTGCGTGAGCGCGAACTCCACCCGCTGCTCTGTAGAGCTGCCGTACTGCAGCAGAGCCAAGCGGGCATTCCTGTCGTCTTTCAGGCCGTTGGCCAGGGTGAGGCGGCGAGCCACGTTCTCGATGAACTCTTTGACCCTGCGGTGGTCCTCCAGTCCCATCCTCTCAGAGCCATCCAACATGAACACCACATCCACGGGCCGCTGCGAACAGCTGGCCACTGCAGGCTCtggaacagacacacacacacacacacacacgtacgtgACGTTTTAAATCAAACATGGCGTTCGGCGAGCTACAGCTGGAACACAGATGCTCAGAGGTCATCAAGAAAGCACTTTTTTAGTTTGCTCTTTGATTTTATTCTCTTGAGATGGCATTATTAAAGAAACATGAATACATGTTATATACCAAATGACATAGTTCACATCAGCATGTTTCATTCACAGAGCTAACATGATACCATAACATTTGGTTAGAGCCACTCTGTAGTCATTTTCCTCTAGTCATCCTACTTTACAAGCCAAGCCACATgcggaaaaaaaacatgcaccaACCAAGGGCATAACATACAATAGTTCCTTCATTGTCAGTGCCAAGTCGATTAACCAAATATCCACATATACCAACTTCTGACTCATATACAGCATACTGTGACATGGATAAAACCAGATATTTTTCCACATGTCAAGGCCTTTTCACCAACATGACTCATTCACAGAGCacaagaaagaaaagtaaaggCCGTAACCATGGATATGtgcaaaacagcaaaaaaaaatctcatcagAGTGATTCAGCGAGCTCGTGATTCACAGTGGAAATGAGGCTTCATCAAAGAGCCACTGTACACTACACAGGAGCAACATGAATGGCTCTACAGACCAATCTGCCTCCGACAAATGGACGACATCCGCCCTCCGTGTGAATGGAGGACGTTCCACCACCACTTCACGGTGGAAGAAATGAtatgtttcatatttttaacAGACATACTTTTCTGAGACACAGCTCCATGTGCGTTAATTCAAAAATATTCTATGAGGAGAGGGAGCATCACATTTTGAATTTTGGCCCATCTTATACAGTAACTGAACATAAGGCTGCTCTGAGATGTTGGGACAGGGCCACCTTCATATCATGCAATCCTTTTGCATCAGCCCATGGTGTATATTGAACGCGTagagttaaagaggacctattatgatcattttcaagtgcatacttgtattttggggtctctactagaacatgtttacattctttaatgttcaaaaaacactttatttttctcatcccgGCTGccctgcagcacctcttttcgccctctgtctgaaacgctctgtttgagctcctgccccgccccctcctgagaagcccagtctgctctgattggtcagctggcccactctgttgtgattggtcaaccaaaccaaactctttggattccgctccagctccgctctaactagctttgtttgagggcgtgctaaactagccgttatgcaaatatcttacttggtgacatcactatgttacggaagaaaaggcgggacatCAATCAAggagtttcaggcagttcaggagcagtgtttctgtcggggagagtaactccctttggtgtggactttgtgactttgcagaccttttacatgcacaaaaaactatataacacactaaaggaaaggggaaaggcacaaaagcataataggtcctctttaaagaaaTGCCCACAGTTTTATTAAAGTCTATTCTATTTCCAGCAGTAAGCTTATTAGTTATTGGCGTCCATAATGGCGAGGTAGCATGTTAGCATATTAGCATTAGCAGAGTCCTATGGCTTTCTCTGGGTCTCCCATAATGTCTCCATAGACATATTTGAAGGAGTCGATGAACAGCTTGGTCCACTGCTGCCTGTCCGATCCCTGGGCGAGTTTGGCTCTCTGGGCTGCGTACGCCATGGTCGCAACGCCAACCCCGTGCTGCTGCTCGCTCAGGCCGTTCAGCAGGCTGGTCACACCCTCCAAAGAGGTGGGGACCAATGAGGGGCTGCCTTCCTCGGCCAGTGGCTTCCAGGGGGGAGGGGCTTGCCCCGCCGTGACGCCCCCTCCTGAAACAAGCGGGCGGAATAACATTGTGGGCGGGGTCCCACAGACACGACGCATCAACACTAGGGATGGGCGATACCAAACTTTTTTAATTCGATACGATAGCTTGTTACAATTTTACCAATACCGATGGTTTCCACACTCAAGTGACACAGGGCAGCTAAATATGTCAGGGatgttttggcacaaacattaaACAAAAGTAGTGAAAACGTTTGAAAGTGATGCAGCCACCCACGTTTgcatttatgtaattttattatCGATATATTATTTTCAAAGTAATCGATACCAAATGAGAAGCTTGTGAGTATCGAAGCATCGATACCACAGTATCGATCCGCCCATCCCTAATCAACACAGCCAACAAAGATGCCGGAGCTACACCGAGTTGCACTAAATTGCAAGTTTGGTTTTGTGTGTTGGCTTTACAGCGACATGAATTAGTTGCATCATAGCAAAGGAGGTGAAAtgatatgtaaaaaaacacattaacctAAATTTAATCCACAACTTGTCTAATCCTTAACATAGGTTAAAGGCgtcagtatgcttcaaacaaaCTAGTTGGTACCAAGTGTTGTCCGAACACGTCCGCAGGCCAAAATGTAAAAGGATAACAGTGCACACTTTCGAACAGTCTCCCCTCAAAGGTATTCACGGTGTTGCACCCGGTTGTACACATAAAAAGTGACAGAAGAATTTgtgtaaagaatgaaaaaagatgcaaaaagtGTCATCCATATCCCCCCCAAAGTCAAACGCTTTTTCAGACACGTTTGACAATTTGACAAGCACTTCGTTTGAAGCATATCGACACCTCAATAATGCTGGTTAGGCCTGAAAATCTTCGAAGAGGAGAGTAAtacataatattttaaaatcttaCCTGTTTTACAAGGGAGATCAGGGCACACGGTGATAGGATCTAaagcagagacaaagacaggatgtcagagaaaaacagacaaaaccaaaacagctTCATGATCCACTAGATGAAAGTGCTGTAAATAAGGTGTGTTTCCGTATTGAGCGTACCTGGGCAGAGCACGTGTTCAATCTTTTCGATAAACTCATCTGCCACCAGGTCAGCAAAGCGCTTCATGCCCAGCACCCTTCCGTCCTTCTGGCAGGCGATGCTCTTCAGACTCTCATTCTCCTCGATCTGGTCGAACATGTCTCCGATACCGATGGCGCTCACGTCGACGCTGGGATCGCTGCTCACACAAATACAAGAAATGAGATAGAACAGTTGTCGTCTCCACAAATGCTAATTCTAAATCCTAATGTGCAGCCCCAGCGCCCCAGGCACCTGCAGAGGTAGGTGAGCAGCGAGTCGTCGTCTCTGGGGTCGAAGCGTCCGTCTGTGATGACAACCACGGTGACGTTGGCTTTGGCCCTGCGGCTGTCCCTGATCAGGTTGTCGTAGGCGTACTTCAGAGCGGACGGAGTCCATGTTCCTCCAGCGATCCACTCCAAGCGCTTCATCGCATCCTGAATAGTGGAGAAGTCACAATGTGAGAGAAGTGTACGTACATGATGTGAGGTCAGAAAGTGTAGCCATTTTGAAGACTTGGGGCGGGTtcgttgaaaaaaaaagatcccaaTATAGAAGAGCGCCAGCCTTATTCTTTAACGTGGGTCTACCAAATATCGCATCCCAGATTATATGTGTTAGTGAATGACAGAAATATAGTGAGAGGGACACAAATGTAACTGTGATGACTCCCATCTGCATTGTTTGCGTGCAGACGGCACATCCGATCCGACAGCACATCAGCCCTGATTAATTAAGACACATCTGGAAAAAGAAGGCAAAAGAACAGTGTGTGCTACAGCCCTACAAATACACTTCAAAGCAGTCtgcacatgtgtttgtgtttgagaccTTGAAAGCAGACAGCGAATCAATCTTTGGGTCGTCGAGCTTGATGGCCTGGAAGGTTCCACTGTGACTGTACTGAACAACTCCCACTCTTGTGCCTGCATGGGAACACAAGCAACCGTTAGTGTGTTTACACCAAGTTGGCAGCCATCTATTTCTTTTATGACATACAGACTAATCCTGAAGTGACATAATGCATGTGTACCTGTGTCTGACTGGGGGTCTTTGGCCATGGATCCAAGTctgttgatggtgttgatgaCAAAGTTCTTCTCCAGGGTGAAGTTAGTCAGACCCACTGACTctgagctgtcaatcacaaacaCAATGTCCAGGGGGCCGCAGCGTTTCTCACAGTCTGCAGGAcgaaaaaacataaaactgtGAGAATCTGACAGCCCCGATCAGAGCAACGATCAGATCAGGAATGGAAACACGGCGGTAAACAAACTCACCACAGCAGCCACACGTTTCCCTGATGTAgttcatgacatcacattccTGCAGGGAGAAACATTATGTCATTATCTTCATCATGTTTCTGTTGATGTGCCGGTGATAAAAGAGTGATTAGATGTTATAAATGTTCTTACAGTGAGGCCGGGGTCTCCCTCAGGGCCGGGATCTCCCTGTAGAGGAAAAGAACAGACACAATCACATCCTGCCTTTCGGCTTTTGTCCGGTTTAGGATTGCTAGCAGATAATCGGTAACAAGTAAACATATGAAAGCATCCGCTTAGGTTGGCATTTTCTAGCTGTGGTAACacaataaccatcatttataaatggtaaatatactctatatatatatatagttaaatAAACTAATAGTTAATAGCTATTTTACTgctaacaaacaatgaaatgctaattaataatgtttactaattactAGTAATGCTAtactttctgttattttatcattagtttgtgaaaatatgaaataaatagtttatatactatatatcgTATAATAGCTTATAAGAGACGATATCAgttacattagtaaagtatttaataacagtgtatatattatattaagtatTCGTTAATGATTacgaaatgatttgtaaacctttaagaaattgtttgcaaaacatatataaacattatatatacatatatatatatatatatatgtatatataaaatgttagaatgtgtgcaacaataaactgttaaaataacatcatttatagcattactaatgaTTTGTAGACGGTATGACTTATAATTTCatggtttgttaacagtaaaataactaaattTTAATGAACTATcattttaccatttataaatgatggttattataaagtgttacccttTTAATGTATTTACCTTTCGGTACTTCTTCTCTAATTTGTCAAAAGACTCCGAGCACCAGAGCTCTCTATATCAGTGAGGAGGAAAAACACTTGATTTAGAGTGCGGTTTTTGTATACTTACATTACGCCCAAGCTCTCCTCTTGGCCCCCTCCGGCCAGGTTCACCAAAAGATCCTGGCTCGCCCTGTTGTAGGCAGAAAAAAACTTAGCATCGTGTACCTTCACTGTACGCCTTTTGCTCCAGTAACATCCAACTACAATGAGTTACTCACTGGCTCTCCCTCAGGTCCTTTTTCTCCTGGTCCTCCCTTTTGACCACAGTCTCCTCTGCCGCCGCGGGGTCCACGACCACCTTTCTCTCCTTTTCCGCCCTGCGGAGGAAAGGTTACGTCAGCCAAGCGTTGCCGCTCTACGGCTAGCAGATGTAAAGAGATGAAGTGTTACGTTACCGATGATCCTCTTCCTCCGGGATAGCTGAAGCCAGGTCTTCCATGGTCTCCCTGagtaaagacaaaaagaaacagtcAAGACAAACTACAGCTGAAAACAGTCCAAGGAAGATGctaacacagaaacacataccTTTGGTCCAACCAGTCCAGGTTCTCCTCTGGGTCCAGAATCACCAGGGTCACCGCTGCTACCCTGTAATACAAACAGTGTTAATGTAAACCAGATGAGGTAATGTATCTTTTTTCACACGATGCCCAAATAAGACCCTCAACCTACATTTCTCCCGTTCTCTCCTAGTATCCCCGGTGGTCCCCTGGGGCCTGGCAGGCCGTTGTCTCCCTgttgagaggagaggaagttgATGACAGGTGCAACGGTAGTAGATTAAAGAGCTGTGTATGGTGTTCATATGAAGTGacggactcaggctgtctgaggggcaggggcaaaaaaattaaaaagggcATCAGCTGCGTGCAGAGGGGCACCAGCTTACACAAGTTTTCTAACGTGTAGGGTAACCTATATGGAACTGCATGAggttttctccattttaaggccaccctagaggacaTTTTATCACGTTTCCTCTATTTAAGGGCACCCATTAGTGCActgcatcttgttttctccactggaagggcaccct is part of the Sebastes umbrosus isolate fSebUmb1 chromosome 12, fSebUmb1.pri, whole genome shotgun sequence genome and encodes:
- the col6a2 gene encoding collagen alpha-2(VI) chain isoform X1: MLGLEVIALCLLFGALTHGQPSECSKKNECPIDVYFTIDTSETIALQEPPPGALVESIKQFVEQFAMRLEDAELRGAVRVNWNIGGLHFSQIQNEFSTIGPKDAFITGVKGIKYLGKGTWIDCALNEMNSKMMSSTTSPSLRFAVVITDGHSTAEKCSGVKSAADKAHENIRVFVVAASKNVEETSLKEIASSPASVYRREFMAVDLSQGRAVIHTDTIDRIIQTMKHMAYAECYKVSCLETPGVHGPHGHKGQKGAKGDNGDPGPKGEFGRPGDPGIEGPIGQPGSKGEPGLLGDKGEYGSQGKKGVLGIFGRNGTDGQKGKLGRIGAPGCKGDPGDRGPDGHPGDVGERGLGGTGGDKGDAGRPGRPGPSGPAGEGGPKGESGSSGSPGEPGLKGNPGTPGQEGRNGEPGRRGDFGPKGAQGSDGIKGDKGEMGSEGVRGLPGEEGSKGTKGDNGLPGPRGPPGILGENGRNGSSGDPGDSGPRGEPGLVGPKGDHGRPGFSYPGGRGSSGGKGEKGGRGPRGGRGDCGQKGGPGEKGPEGEPGEPGSFGEPGRRGPRGELGRNGDPGPEGDPGLTECDVMNYIRETCGCCDCEKRCGPLDIVFVIDSSESVGLTNFTLEKNFVINTINRLGSMAKDPQSDTGTRVGVVQYSHSGTFQAIKLDDPKIDSLSAFKDAMKRLEWIAGGTWTPSALKYAYDNLIRDSRRAKANVTVVVITDGRFDPRDDDSLLTYLCSDPSVDVSAIGIGDMFDQIEENESLKSIACQKDGRVLGMKRFADLVADEFIEKIEHVLCPDPITVCPDLPCKTEPAVASCSQRPVDVVFMLDGSERMGLEDHRRVKEFIENVARRLTLANGLKDDRNARLALLQYGSSTEQRVEFALTHNLTVISDSLAGVNYMDSSSALGSAIIHAVNNLVVPQGGDRLARRNAELAFVFITDGITASEQLDEGVSAMRRAEGVPTVIAMGTDTDEDVLRKVSLGDGSAIFRGADYAMLNKPSFFERFIRWIC
- the col6a2 gene encoding collagen alpha-2(VI) chain isoform X2 is translated as MLGLEVIALCLLFGALTHGQPSECSKKNECPIDVYFTIDTSETIALQEPPPGALVESIKQFVEQFAMRLEDAELRGAVRVNWNIGGLHFSQIQNEFSTIGPKDAFITGVKGIKYLGKGTWIDCALNEMNSKMMSSTTSPSLRFAVVITDGHSTAEKCSGVKSAADKAHENIRVFVVAASKNVEETSLKEIASSPASVYRREFMAVDLSQGRAVIHTDTIDRIIQTMKHMAYAECYKVSCLETPGVHGPHGHKGQKGAKGDNGDPGPKGEFGRPGDPGIEGPIGQPGSKGEPGLLGDKGEYGSQGKKGVLGIFGRNGTDGQKGKLGRIGAPGCKGDPGDRGPDGHPGDVGERGLGGTGGDKGDAGRPGRPGPSGPAGEGGPKGESGSSGSPGEPGLKGNPGTPGQEGRNGEPGRRGDFGPKGAQGSDGIKGDKGEMGSEGVRGLPGEEGSKGTKGDNGLPGPRGPPGILGENGRNGSSGDPGDSGPRGEPGLVGPKGDHGRPGFSYPGGRGSSGGKGEKGGRGPRGGRGDCGQKGGPGEKGPEGEPGEPGSFGEPGRRGPRGELGRNGDPGPEGDPGLTECDVMNYIRETCGCCDCEKRCGPLDIVFVIDSSESVGLTNFTLEKNFVINTINRLGSMAKDPQSDTGTRVGVVQYSHSGTFQAIKLDDPKIDSLSAFKDAMKRLEWIAGGTWTPSALKYAYDNLIRDSRRAKANVTVVVITDGRFDPRDDDSLLTYLCSDPSVDVSAIGIGDMFDQIEENESLKSIACQKDGRVLGMKRFADLVADEFIEKIEHVLCPDPITVCPDLPCKTGGGVTAGQAPPPWKPLAEEGSPSLVPTSLEGVTSLLNGLSEQQHGVGVATMAYAAQRAKLAQGSDRQQWTKLFIDSFKYVYGDIMGDPEKAIGLC